The proteins below are encoded in one region of Neisseria bacilliformis:
- a CDS encoding monovalent cation:proton antiporter-2 (CPA2) family protein, with the protein MTEILLYTFIYMAFAVAVVLASQKLGLGSVLGYLMAGIMIGPVLGLVGKEAESIQHVAEFGVVMMLFLVGLELAPQMLWRLRHKLLGLGGLQVVLTLAAITGLAIALGQTWQVGVAIGCILALSSTAIVLQTFGEKNLLPTAGGQAGFAVLLFQDVAAIPMLALLPLLGTAAAKPQHGHESANILAGQPGWVTALVSVAAIAIIVIGVRYLVPATFRFISKTRLREMFTLFTLALVVGIATLMSLIGLSPALGAFIAGVALANSSYRHEMESHLEPFKGLLLGLFFITVGAGMNFGLLGKEFPLVLGLTLGTMLLKALILFILGKLFRLPATAGKLFALSLAQAGEFGFVLLSISDQNRVLPHALSDRIALVVALSMLLTPLLFIFYDKVVAPRGIAEENQSRPNDEVHEENPIILLGHGRFGQQINSMLTGCGFHTTVIDFHAETVEGLTKYGSKTYYGDATSPELLNSIGLGKAKLLIVAIGDDKQSTEVVEFVRRHYPDLTIIARAHGRQHAYNLHHAGADFIVRETFDAAIRSGRIALESLGVSQERAKELSDFYAARDRYHLFTLSELYDPEVPPFANEALMKKARELDKETANMMQTLLGGGEVDWQREAADWAHTKKN; encoded by the coding sequence ATGACCGAAATACTGCTGTACACCTTCATTTACATGGCGTTTGCCGTTGCCGTCGTTTTGGCCTCGCAGAAACTGGGCTTGGGGTCGGTGCTCGGCTACCTGATGGCGGGCATCATGATCGGGCCGGTGCTCGGCCTGGTCGGCAAAGAGGCCGAATCCATCCAGCACGTGGCCGAATTCGGCGTGGTCATGATGCTGTTTCTGGTCGGTTTGGAACTTGCCCCGCAAATGCTGTGGCGGCTGCGGCACAAACTCTTGGGGCTGGGCGGCTTGCAGGTCGTGCTGACACTGGCCGCCATTACCGGGCTGGCCATCGCCTTGGGGCAGACCTGGCAGGTCGGCGTGGCAATCGGCTGCATACTGGCTTTGTCGTCCACCGCCATCGTATTGCAGACCTTCGGCGAGAAAAACCTGCTGCCCACGGCGGGCGGTCAGGCGGGCTTTGCCGTACTGCTGTTTCAAGACGTGGCCGCCATCCCCATGCTCGCCCTGCTGCCCCTCTTGGGCACTGCCGCCGCCAAGCCGCAGCACGGCCACGAATCCGCCAACATCCTGGCCGGACAGCCCGGCTGGGTAACCGCCCTCGTAAGCGTGGCCGCCATCGCCATCATCGTCATCGGCGTGCGCTACCTCGTGCCCGCCACCTTCCGCTTCATCAGCAAAACCCGCCTGCGCGAAATGTTCACCCTGTTCACCCTCGCGCTGGTCGTCGGCATCGCCACCCTCATGTCCCTCATCGGCCTCTCCCCCGCGCTGGGCGCGTTCATCGCCGGCGTCGCGCTGGCCAACAGCTCCTACCGCCACGAAATGGAAAGCCACCTCGAACCCTTCAAAGGGCTGCTGCTCGGCCTCTTCTTCATCACCGTCGGCGCGGGCATGAACTTCGGCCTGCTGGGCAAAGAATTCCCGCTGGTACTCGGCCTCACCCTCGGCACCATGCTGCTCAAAGCCCTCATACTCTTCATCCTCGGCAAACTGTTCCGCCTGCCCGCCACCGCCGGCAAACTCTTCGCCCTCAGCCTCGCGCAAGCCGGCGAATTCGGCTTCGTACTGCTGTCCATCTCCGACCAAAACCGCGTCCTGCCGCACGCACTCTCCGACCGCATCGCCCTCGTCGTCGCCCTCTCCATGCTGCTCACCCCCCTGCTGTTCATCTTCTACGACAAAGTCGTCGCCCCGCGCGGCATCGCCGAAGAAAACCAAAGCCGCCCCAACGACGAAGTGCACGAAGAAAACCCCATCATCCTGCTCGGCCACGGCCGCTTCGGCCAACAAATCAACAGCATGCTCACCGGCTGCGGCTTCCACACCACCGTCATCGACTTCCACGCCGAAACCGTCGAAGGGCTCACCAAATACGGCAGCAAAACCTACTACGGCGACGCCACCAGCCCCGAGCTGCTCAACTCCATCGGCCTGGGCAAAGCCAAACTCCTGATCGTTGCCATCGGCGACGACAAACAGTCCACCGAAGTCGTCGAATTCGTCCGCCGCCACTACCCCGACCTCACCATCATCGCCCGCGCCCACGGCCGCCAGCACGCCTACAACCTGCACCACGCCGGCGCCGACTTCATCGTGCGCGAAACCTTCGACGCCGCCATCCGCAGCGGCCGCATCGCCCTCGAAAGCCTCGGCGTATCGCAGGAACGCGCCAAAGAACTGAGCGACTTCTACGCCGCCCGCGACCGCTACCACCTCTTCACCCTGTCCGAACTCTACGACCCCGAAGTCCCCCCCTTCGCCAACGAAGCCCTGATGAAAAAAGCCCGCGAACTCGACAAAGAAACCGCCAACATGATGCAAACCCTGCTCGGCGGCGGCGAAGTGGACTGGCAGCGCGAAGCCGCCGACTGGGCGCACACCAAAAAGAACTGA
- the trpB gene encoding tryptophan synthase subunit beta codes for MKNYHAPNKQGFFGEHGGLYVSETLIPALKELAAAYEEAKNDPAFWEAFRRDLKHYVGRPSPVYHAERLSAHLGGAQIWLKREDLNHTGAHKVNNTIGQALLAKRMGKKRVIAETGAGQHGVASATVAARFGMTCDVYMGADDIQRQMPNVFRMKLLGANVVGVESGSRTLKDAMNEAMREWVARVDDTFYIIGTAAGPAPYPEMVRDFQCVIGNEAKEQMLEAVGRQPDVAVACVGGGSNAIGLFHPYIEEAGVRLVGVEAGGRGVDTPDHAAPITSKAPIGVLHGFRSYLMQDENGQVLGTHSVSAGLDYPGIGPEHSHLADIGRVEYTAANDDAALAAFDLLCRFEGIIPALESSHALAWAVENAPKMGKDRIILVNLSGRGDKDINTVAKLKGIEI; via the coding sequence ATGAAAAACTATCATGCGCCAAACAAGCAGGGCTTTTTCGGCGAACACGGCGGATTATATGTTTCCGAAACCCTGATTCCCGCTTTGAAAGAATTGGCCGCCGCCTACGAAGAAGCGAAAAACGACCCCGCATTTTGGGAAGCGTTCCGCCGCGATTTGAAACACTATGTCGGCCGCCCCAGCCCTGTTTACCACGCCGAACGTTTGTCGGCGCATTTGGGCGGTGCGCAAATCTGGCTCAAACGCGAAGATTTGAATCACACCGGCGCGCACAAAGTAAACAACACCATCGGTCAGGCACTCTTGGCCAAACGCATGGGCAAAAAGCGCGTGATTGCGGAAACCGGCGCGGGTCAGCACGGCGTAGCTTCGGCCACCGTGGCCGCCCGCTTCGGCATGACTTGCGATGTGTATATGGGCGCGGACGACATCCAACGACAAATGCCCAATGTGTTCCGCATGAAATTGTTGGGCGCGAACGTGGTGGGCGTGGAAAGCGGCAGCCGCACGCTCAAAGACGCAATGAACGAAGCCATGCGCGAATGGGTTGCCCGCGTGGACGACACGTTTTACATCATCGGCACGGCCGCCGGTCCCGCGCCGTATCCCGAAATGGTGCGCGATTTTCAGTGCGTGATCGGCAACGAAGCCAAAGAGCAGATGCTCGAAGCCGTCGGCCGCCAGCCCGATGTGGCCGTGGCCTGCGTGGGCGGCGGCTCGAACGCCATCGGCCTGTTCCACCCCTATATCGAAGAAGCGGGCGTACGGCTGGTGGGCGTGGAAGCGGGCGGACGCGGTGTCGATACCCCCGATCATGCCGCGCCGATTACCAGCAAAGCCCCCATCGGCGTATTGCACGGTTTCCGCAGCTATTTAATGCAGGACGAAAACGGCCAAGTGCTCGGCACACATTCGGTTTCCGCCGGCCTCGACTACCCCGGCATCGGCCCCGAGCACAGCCATTTGGCCGACATCGGCCGCGTGGAATACACCGCCGCCAATGACGATGCCGCGCTGGCCGCGTTTGATCTGCTCTGCCGCTTCGAGGGCATTATCCCCGCGCTCGAATCCAGCCACGCGCTCGCATGGGCGGTGGAAAACGCGCCGAAAATGGGCAAAGACCGGATTATTTTGGTCAACCTCTCCGGTCGCGGCGACAAGGACATCAACACCGTTGCCAAACTCAAAGGCATCGAGATTTGA
- a CDS encoding type IV pilus secretin PilQ yields the protein MKKATVFNQVIPALGLGLIGQLALAGNITDINVSAFPNNQKIVKIKFDKGVVLPKASAVGGATQLAFDFPATSLAVSQPVFEYEDSLLNRIATAPNNGAARVLVGLNREGRYTAEVKGNEVWIHITENAAAPVQASQGQRNRQTQNAASAMIDFRKSGKGGVVDITAPGFSGQPDIKQNSGNVTVTLKNYPLPTQAQRNLDVSDFGTPVRNIVMKRIGNDTQVVIKNQGSWASNHKVVNGHISLDISPKLNAEEAGLQAKNKSFKGGRVSFDFQDVDVRTILQIIAKESGMNIVASDTVTGKMTLTLKDVPWDQALDLVMQARNLDMRKSGNIINVAPRKELLARDIETLTQEREINELGPLYSRTFQLRYKNVEEFRKILKLDDSNSGSSGTSKTILSSRGSALIDPATNTLIITDNSSILRKFEKILEELDVPARQVMVETRIVEASDGFSREIGVKFGYAGSNGKNSWGSNWANAQANNNTNVNASQNNTNRTWTLNPNINLPTTAATSSVALVHALSSGALALELSAQQAQNKAKVISSPRVLTQDRKEAVIESGTEVPYQEASSSGATSTSFKKAVLGMTVTPQITPDGQIIMDIKVNKDSVNRNCGASEPCIDTKRLDTKAMVENGGTLILGGIYEEENSEGVSKVPLLGDIPVVGNLFKSRSRNTSKKELLIFITPRIVDNVGSTLRY from the coding sequence ATGAAAAAAGCAACAGTATTTAACCAAGTGATCCCGGCATTGGGTCTGGGTTTGATCGGACAGTTGGCACTTGCAGGCAATATCACAGATATTAATGTCTCTGCTTTTCCAAACAATCAAAAAATTGTTAAGATAAAATTTGATAAAGGCGTTGTTTTGCCTAAGGCTTCTGCAGTAGGTGGAGCAACACAGCTGGCATTTGATTTCCCTGCTACGTCTTTGGCAGTATCCCAGCCTGTTTTTGAATATGAAGACTCCTTGCTTAACCGGATTGCAACCGCTCCTAATAATGGTGCAGCTCGTGTTTTGGTGGGGCTGAATCGGGAAGGACGTTATACGGCTGAGGTAAAAGGGAATGAGGTTTGGATTCATATTACTGAAAATGCCGCTGCTCCGGTTCAGGCCAGCCAAGGGCAGCGTAACCGCCAAACGCAAAATGCTGCTTCTGCGATGATTGATTTTAGAAAGTCGGGCAAAGGTGGGGTTGTTGACATAACTGCTCCCGGATTTTCCGGACAGCCTGATATTAAACAGAATAGCGGTAATGTTACAGTTACGTTGAAAAACTACCCGTTGCCCACGCAGGCGCAACGGAATTTGGATGTAAGCGATTTTGGTACACCTGTGCGCAATATCGTTATGAAACGTATTGGTAACGATACCCAAGTGGTTATTAAAAATCAAGGAAGCTGGGCGTCCAATCATAAGGTAGTAAACGGACATATATCGCTTGATATTTCTCCGAAACTGAATGCGGAAGAGGCAGGTCTGCAAGCGAAAAACAAATCATTCAAGGGGGGGCGTGTCTCTTTTGATTTCCAAGATGTTGATGTGCGTACCATTTTACAGATTATTGCCAAAGAGTCGGGCATGAATATTGTTGCCAGCGATACTGTTACAGGCAAGATGACACTTACGCTCAAAGACGTACCTTGGGATCAGGCTCTGGACTTGGTAATGCAAGCCCGTAATCTTGATATGAGGAAATCCGGCAACATTATTAATGTTGCTCCGCGTAAAGAATTGCTGGCTAGAGATATAGAAACTCTGACTCAGGAAAGAGAAATTAATGAATTAGGACCTCTGTATTCACGTACTTTCCAGTTGCGTTATAAAAATGTTGAAGAGTTCCGTAAGATATTGAAATTAGATGATTCAAACAGCGGTTCTTCCGGAACTAGCAAAACTATTTTGAGCAGCCGAGGAAGCGCATTAATTGACCCGGCAACCAATACGTTGATCATTACTGACAATTCGTCCATTTTGCGGAAATTTGAGAAAATTCTTGAAGAACTAGACGTTCCGGCACGCCAAGTAATGGTTGAGACCCGTATTGTTGAGGCTTCCGATGGGTTCTCCCGCGAAATTGGTGTGAAATTCGGTTACGCGGGATCAAACGGTAAGAACAGTTGGGGTAGCAACTGGGCGAATGCTCAGGCTAATAACAATACAAATGTTAATGCTAGCCAAAACAATACCAATCGTACGTGGACGCTGAATCCTAATATCAACCTGCCTACAACAGCAGCAACTTCCAGTGTTGCTTTGGTTCATGCTCTTTCATCCGGTGCATTGGCATTGGAATTGTCCGCCCAACAGGCGCAAAACAAAGCGAAAGTTATTTCTTCGCCGCGCGTCTTGACGCAAGACCGCAAAGAAGCGGTCATCGAATCAGGTACGGAAGTTCCTTACCAAGAAGCCTCTTCAAGCGGTGCGACTTCTACATCGTTCAAAAAAGCGGTTTTGGGTATGACTGTAACGCCGCAAATCACGCCTGACGGCCAGATTATTATGGATATTAAGGTCAATAAAGACTCGGTTAACCGTAACTGTGGCGCATCCGAACCCTGTATCGATACCAAGCGTTTGGATACGAAAGCGATGGTTGAAAACGGCGGGACGCTGATTCTTGGCGGTATTTACGAGGAAGAGAACTCGGAAGGTGTCAGCAAAGTGCCGTTGTTGGGTGATATTCCTGTCGTAGGAAACCTGTTCAAGTCCCGCTCGCGCAATACCAGCAAGAAAGAGCTGTTGATCTTTATTACCCCGCGCATCGTGGATAATGTCGGCAGCACATTGCGTTATTGA
- a CDS encoding pilus assembly protein PilP — protein MMKKIILLSGFLFLAACEEEPGDLRAWIDSTKKEAEKKIKPVEIPEGVPMLTYTPAPQPALDAFNSKRLSTNQKGVNAPDPNRPKEVLEAFNLESIKYVGSFKKSGLVSAFVEVDGHVYTIGKGNYIGQNYGRVSEIRDDALLITELVEDAYGNWTYRPAELVLSSSEQ, from the coding sequence ATGATGAAAAAGATTATTTTATTGTCGGGCTTTTTATTCTTGGCGGCATGTGAGGAAGAGCCGGGTGATTTGCGTGCTTGGATTGATAGTACCAAAAAAGAAGCCGAAAAAAAGATTAAGCCTGTTGAGATACCTGAGGGTGTGCCCATGCTGACATATACGCCGGCTCCTCAGCCTGCGTTGGATGCGTTCAACAGTAAACGACTGAGCACCAATCAGAAAGGTGTGAATGCTCCGGATCCGAACAGACCTAAAGAAGTATTGGAGGCTTTTAATCTGGAAAGCATCAAATATGTCGGATCGTTCAAAAAATCAGGTTTGGTTTCGGCCTTTGTTGAAGTGGACGGACATGTATATACGATAGGGAAAGGCAACTATATCGGTCAAAACTATGGCCGGGTCAGCGAAATTCGTGATGACGCACTGCTTATCACGGAATTGGTTGAAGATGCTTACGGCAATTGGACCTATCGTCCGGCTGAATTGGTATTGAGTAGTTCTGAACAATAG
- a CDS encoding type 4a pilus biogenesis protein PilO — translation MAKNKQNFDLQNLHELNAPIKLGIGALLILAILGLGYFLLFKDQLAEYDAAKAKEAELKESYASKSVQAASLENLKAELAALHTSFNQLLQQLPTDKEIPNLIQELNQAASTNNLRLGALSPLEPVNDGAIQRLPYKLAISGQYDQVAKFARDIGGLSRIITLSQLDMAKDDKTGQINLNAIANTYKARPAEELAAEQAKAASAADKGDQK, via the coding sequence ATGGCAAAGAATAAACAAAATTTTGATTTGCAAAATTTGCATGAATTAAATGCTCCAATAAAATTAGGCATTGGTGCTTTGCTGATTTTAGCGATTCTCGGATTGGGTTATTTCCTTTTATTTAAGGATCAGCTTGCAGAGTATGATGCGGCTAAAGCCAAAGAAGCAGAATTGAAAGAGTCATACGCCAGCAAAAGCGTACAGGCGGCAAGTTTGGAAAATTTAAAAGCGGAATTGGCAGCGTTGCATACATCGTTTAACCAGTTGTTGCAACAGCTTCCGACTGATAAAGAAATTCCAAATTTGATTCAGGAATTGAACCAGGCTGCATCAACAAACAATTTGCGCTTGGGTGCTTTGTCTCCGCTCGAGCCTGTTAATGATGGTGCGATTCAAAGGTTGCCGTATAAATTGGCGATCAGCGGGCAATATGACCAAGTTGCGAAATTTGCACGTGATATAGGCGGACTTTCTCGAATCATTACGTTGAGTCAGTTGGATATGGCTAAGGATGATAAAACAGGGCAAATCAATTTGAATGCCATTGCAAATACCTATAAGGCACGTCCCGCTGAAGAGCTGGCTGCGGAACAGGCTAAGGCGGCTTCTGCGGCAGATAAAGGGGATCAAAAATGA
- a CDS encoding PilN domain-containing protein, with protein sequence MIDLIKINLLPYREEISQKKKQKFKVMMIAAGLIGLGLCGAVYVGISQAISSQEDRNRFLESEIAKMDEAIKEIATLKAEKADFLAKKQKVEELQNKRFEGARIIDTLNQLLPEGAYITAISAKDENSYEITGKASSDNRIAMFMRVLPSTGIFNQPELLSIEKTDSGQKFVIKTVLNPSAGAPLANVNEQSASSPSDGSDAASSPNAAALEQNSASEGK encoded by the coding sequence ATGATTGATTTGATTAAGATTAATCTGCTTCCTTACCGGGAAGAAATAAGTCAGAAGAAGAAGCAGAAATTTAAAGTAATGATGATAGCGGCCGGCTTGATCGGGCTTGGCCTTTGCGGGGCTGTTTATGTCGGTATCAGCCAGGCAATTTCCTCTCAGGAAGATCGAAACAGATTCTTGGAAAGTGAAATTGCTAAAATGGACGAAGCTATTAAGGAAATCGCGACGCTTAAAGCCGAAAAAGCCGATTTCTTGGCGAAGAAGCAAAAAGTTGAAGAGCTTCAAAACAAAAGGTTTGAGGGTGCGCGTATTATTGATACGTTGAACCAATTGCTTCCTGAGGGGGCTTATATTACGGCGATTTCTGCTAAGGATGAGAATTCTTACGAGATAACCGGTAAGGCATCCAGCGATAACCGTATCGCAATGTTCATGCGGGTTTTGCCGTCGACGGGGATTTTTAATCAGCCGGAGTTGTTAAGTATCGAAAAAACAGATAGTGGCCAGAAATTCGTTATTAAAACAGTGCTTAATCCGTCTGCTGGTGCTCCTTTGGCAAATGTGAACGAGCAGAGTGCATCAAGTCCTTCTGATGGCTCGGATGCTGCGTCTTCTCCTAATGCGGCGGCTTTGGAACAAAACTCTGCAAGTGAAGGAAAATAA
- the pilM gene encoding type IV pilus assembly protein PilM → MRLTKSEKNTKGKASSGFSSRTSVGIDLTQDAVRIVQLSGRNLNQVQLDKYAIARLPKNVIKGTTIHDYDQLVAYLQHAYTQVGGSSRNIVAAVPQTSATIETVVYNQRDADVGLEDFVELEISQQMPLDEVNYDYQDLGKSQGSIGQKVLVVAARKEEIEPRLEAFDSAGLSLQFLDVDVLAQANAFNYWMDKQYPELVSDKVMAVHISENEMSSLVLQNGQILYRQESSLGGEQLNQLIQRTYQVSEEQAKVMRKSDDKPADYQVQIADRFNAQIAQEIQRVLQFYYTTQSGDQFSNVRNIFLSGSASLQANLAETIFSQTNTAAECINPIVSVSYGAKVDISELQYDAAELTVAFGLALRGV, encoded by the coding sequence ATGCGTTTAACAAAAAGTGAAAAAAATACAAAAGGTAAGGCCTCTTCCGGTTTTTCCTCTCGTACGTCTGTGGGTATCGACCTCACTCAGGATGCCGTCCGAATCGTACAGCTTTCGGGACGTAATCTGAATCAGGTGCAGCTGGACAAATATGCCATTGCACGGCTGCCTAAAAATGTCATCAAGGGCACTACGATACATGATTACGACCAACTTGTCGCATACTTGCAACATGCATATACCCAAGTGGGCGGGAGCAGCCGCAACATCGTCGCTGCTGTTCCCCAAACCTCGGCTACTATAGAAACGGTTGTCTACAACCAGCGCGATGCCGATGTCGGTTTGGAAGATTTTGTCGAATTGGAAATTTCGCAGCAAATGCCGCTGGACGAAGTGAATTATGACTATCAGGATTTGGGCAAATCCCAAGGTTCTATCGGACAGAAAGTTTTGGTTGTCGCAGCGCGGAAAGAAGAAATAGAACCGCGCTTGGAGGCTTTCGACAGTGCAGGGTTGTCGTTGCAGTTTTTAGATGTGGATGTTTTGGCGCAGGCCAACGCCTTTAATTACTGGATGGACAAGCAGTATCCCGAATTGGTATCCGACAAAGTAATGGCTGTTCATATTTCTGAAAACGAAATGTCTTCGCTCGTGTTGCAAAACGGCCAGATTTTGTACCGGCAGGAATCTTCCTTAGGCGGCGAACAGTTGAACCAATTGATTCAGAGAACATATCAGGTAAGCGAAGAGCAGGCGAAAGTGATGCGTAAGAGTGATGACAAGCCGGCCGATTATCAAGTCCAGATTGCTGATCGCTTTAATGCACAGATTGCCCAAGAGATTCAGCGCGTCCTGCAATTTTATTACACGACGCAGTCGGGTGATCAGTTCTCGAATGTCAGAAATATTTTCCTATCTGGGTCTGCTTCGTTGCAGGCGAATTTGGCAGAAACGATTTTTTCACAAACGAATACTGCGGCGGAGTGTATTAATCCGATTGTTTCAGTTTCTTATGGGGCTAAGGTGGATATCTCCGAATTGCAATACGATGCGGCCGAATTGACGGTTGCGTTTGGCTTGGCTTTGAGAGGGGTGTAA
- a CDS encoding penicillin-binding protein 1A has translation MIKKIFTTLLGLSIGLALFAVGLLAIAVLTTYPKLPSLDAVQNYQPKMPLTIYSADGKLIGSYGEERRAFTEIKEFPQVLKNAVIAAEDKRFYDHWGVDVIGVARAVIGNIRGGGVQSGASTITQQVARNFYLTNERTLTRKFNEALLAYKIEQSLTKDQILELYFNQIYLGQRAYGFAAAAQVYFNKPVQELTLAEASMLAGLPKFPSAANPLVNPKRAKQRQEYILNNMVELGMITQAEKDAAFKEELHYERHVQDIDQTSLYVAEMARQELFEKYGEDAYTQGFKVYTTVDTESQRVATNALRKTLRGFDRSSSYRGAEGYLDLGKDTDEDIEEAVGKYLSTMHAVDGLEPAVVIEASKSKGITAQTTGGDQVRLTPAQMGGARNAILNAKLEDAQIRPGAVIRLQKTKSGWRIGQEPALQGALVALDARTGAVKALVGGYNFHSKNFNRATQALRQPGSSFKPFIYSAGLSRGMTAATLINDEPISIPGAGRGGRPWTPKNSDGRYDGPITLRQALTRSKNMVSIRILMATGLNYTQQYIQKFGFKPNNHPANLSMALGAGSSTPLQMAEGYAVFANGGYRVSAYVIDKIYDSQDHLKAQMQPLVAGENAPQVIDPRNAYIMYKMMQDVVKYGTARGALSLGRNDIAGKTGTTNDNKDAWFVGFNPDIVTAVYIGFDKPRSMGRAGYGGTIALPVWVEYMRYALKGKPTTGMKVPAGMVLRNGEYFYKERQSTDPALRIDNSSSRSDADGSESSTPKPAAADNGAEDIGERELKPTNTGGEHEVKPTNRRPAPSSDLDDLF, from the coding sequence ATGATTAAAAAAATTTTCACCACCCTTCTCGGCCTGTCTATCGGCCTGGCTCTTTTTGCCGTCGGACTGCTCGCTATCGCAGTGCTGACGACCTATCCCAAACTCCCTTCTTTGGACGCAGTGCAAAACTACCAGCCGAAAATGCCGCTGACCATTTACTCCGCCGACGGCAAACTCATCGGCTCGTATGGTGAGGAACGCCGCGCGTTTACCGAAATCAAAGAATTCCCGCAGGTGCTGAAAAACGCCGTGATTGCCGCCGAAGACAAACGCTTCTACGACCACTGGGGCGTAGACGTCATCGGCGTCGCCCGCGCCGTTATCGGCAACATACGCGGCGGCGGCGTCCAGTCCGGTGCCAGCACCATTACCCAGCAGGTAGCCCGCAACTTTTACCTGACCAACGAACGCACGCTTACCCGCAAATTCAACGAAGCCCTGCTCGCCTACAAAATCGAACAGTCTTTAACCAAAGACCAGATTCTCGAACTCTACTTCAACCAAATCTACTTGGGGCAGCGCGCCTACGGGTTCGCAGCCGCAGCACAAGTCTACTTCAACAAACCCGTCCAAGAGCTGACCCTGGCCGAAGCCTCCATGCTGGCCGGCCTGCCGAAATTCCCGTCCGCCGCCAACCCTCTGGTCAACCCAAAACGCGCCAAACAGCGGCAGGAATACATCCTGAACAACATGGTCGAGCTGGGCATGATTACCCAAGCGGAAAAAGACGCCGCCTTTAAAGAAGAGCTGCACTACGAACGCCACGTACAGGACATCGACCAAACCTCGCTTTACGTCGCCGAAATGGCGCGGCAGGAGCTGTTTGAAAAATATGGCGAAGACGCCTACACCCAGGGTTTCAAGGTATACACCACCGTCGACACCGAAAGCCAGCGCGTCGCCACCAACGCCCTGCGCAAAACCCTGCGCGGCTTCGACCGCAGCAGCAGCTACCGTGGCGCGGAAGGCTATTTGGACTTGGGCAAAGACACCGACGAAGACATCGAAGAAGCCGTCGGCAAATACCTCTCCACCATGCACGCCGTAGACGGGCTCGAACCCGCTGTCGTCATCGAAGCCTCGAAAAGCAAAGGCATCACCGCCCAAACCACAGGCGGCGACCAAGTCCGTCTCACGCCCGCGCAAATGGGCGGCGCGCGCAACGCCATCCTCAACGCCAAACTCGAAGACGCGCAAATCCGCCCCGGCGCGGTCATCCGCCTGCAAAAAACCAAAAGCGGCTGGCGCATCGGGCAAGAACCCGCCCTGCAAGGCGCACTGGTCGCCTTAGACGCCCGCACCGGCGCGGTAAAAGCCCTCGTCGGCGGCTACAACTTCCACAGCAAAAACTTCAACCGCGCCACCCAGGCACTGCGCCAGCCCGGCTCCTCGTTCAAACCCTTCATCTACTCCGCCGGCCTCTCGCGCGGCATGACGGCGGCCACCCTGATCAACGACGAACCGATCTCCATCCCCGGCGCGGGACGCGGCGGCCGCCCTTGGACACCGAAAAATTCAGACGGCCGCTACGACGGCCCCATCACCCTGCGCCAAGCCCTCACCCGCTCGAAAAACATGGTCTCCATCCGCATCCTGATGGCAACCGGCCTTAACTACACCCAGCAGTACATCCAAAAATTCGGCTTCAAACCCAACAACCACCCCGCCAACCTCTCCATGGCACTGGGCGCGGGATCGAGCACCCCCCTGCAAATGGCCGAAGGCTACGCCGTTTTCGCCAACGGCGGCTACCGTGTCTCCGCCTACGTCATTGACAAAATCTACGACTCGCAAGACCACCTCAAAGCCCAGATGCAGCCCCTTGTCGCCGGCGAAAACGCCCCGCAGGTCATCGACCCGCGCAACGCCTACATCATGTACAAAATGATGCAGGACGTCGTCAAATACGGCACCGCGCGCGGCGCGCTCTCCCTCGGCCGCAACGACATCGCCGGCAAAACCGGCACCACCAACGACAACAAAGACGCATGGTTCGTCGGCTTCAACCCCGATATCGTAACCGCCGTCTACATCGGCTTCGACAAACCCCGCAGCATGGGGCGCGCCGGCTACGGCGGCACCATCGCCCTGCCCGTCTGGGTCGAATACATGCGCTACGCCCTCAAAGGCAAACCCACCACCGGCATGAAAGTGCCCGCCGGCATGGTCTTGCGCAACGGCGAATACTTCTATAAAGAACGCCAAAGCACCGACCCCGCCCTCAGAATCGACAACAGCAGCAGCCGCTCCGATGCCGACGGCAGCGAAAGCAGCACGCCCAAACCCGCCGCCGCCGACAACGGCGCGGAAGACATCGGCGAACGCGAGCTCAAACCCACCAACACCGGCGGCGAGCACGAAGTCAAACCCACCAACCGCAGACCCGCCCCGTCGTCCGACTTGGACGACCTGTTCTGA